The genomic segment TTACGATCATATCACGTCGGGTATCGGTGCAGCGATGATCGGATGGTACGGTTGCGCCATGCTGTGTTACGTCACACCCAAGGAACATTTGGGATTGCCCAACCGCGATGACGTCAAAGACGGCGTGATCACTTATAAAATCGCTGCGCATGCCGCCGATTTGGCCAAAGGCCATCCCGGAGCGCAAATTCGCGATAACGCGCTGTCGAAAGCGCGGTTTGAATTTCGTTGGGAAGATCAGTTTAATCTGTCGCTGGATCCGGATACCGCGCGGGAATTTCATGATGAAACGTTGCCGGCGGAAGGCGCCAAAGTGGCGCATTTTTGCAGTATGTGCGGCCCGCATTTTTGCAGCATGAAAATCACTCAGGACGTACGCGATTATGCTGAATCCATTAAGACGGATGAAACCAAAGCGCTAGAAGTCGGTATGCGTGAAAAAGCTGAAGAATTCAAAAAAACCGGATCCAAAATATACGTTGAAGTATAACACGGCTAGCGGCCTGAATAAAAAACGGCGGCTTCTAAAATGCGTATGAAACGATACGTTGGGCGTGAAGTAATCACGGTATAAATTTTGTAGTTTAAACCGAGTTCCTAGGCATGCTGTTGAGATTTAAGAGTATAACAACATGTGTTACAAAATCTCTAACAGTCGTTAATATATACCGGCATTATTCCAAAAGTCGGCACGATCATTTTAATACCCATGAATAAACCCGATCGCAAATTCTGGATCATAGTAGCCGCGGCTTGGTTGCTTTTGGGTTTGCTCTACAGCATACAATCCTACCATTATCGCGTCACCATCGGTCGTCCCGGTGATTTGCTACCGTTACTTATCAACGATATAGGCTTTTTTTTCCTATGGGCGTTGTTTAGCGTTCCCGTCATTCGATGGATTTTGCACTGGCCGATTCTTCGGAGCAACTGGCAACGTCGGTTACCCGTTTTTTTAATGGCCGGTTTAGTCATCGCCTTTTCTCAAAAGGGATTGTATGATGCTTTTTTGCTGGTTGCATACAGTGAAACGACACAGGGTTTTCCTTGGGAACGTTGGTACCGCTCGGTGATCGGTTCTTTTGAACTCGGTTTTTTCATTTACGTATCCATGATCTTTGTTGTGCATACGTGGATTTATCATGTCAACCTACAGCGTGAGCAACTGGATGCCGCCGCTTTGCGCGAACGATTATCACAGATCCGTTTGCAGGTTTTACAAAGTCAACTGCAGCCGCATTTTCTTTTTAATACGCTAAATACGATTTCCGGACTTATTGACGTTCGTCCTGCGGATGCAAAACTGACGCTTGGCCGACTGGGAGAATTGCTTCGCATGTCGCTGGAATCGGATCAGTTAACCGAAGTAACACTTCAACGTGAATTAGATTTTTCGCAAGTGTATATGGCTATCCAGACAACCCGTTTCGGCGATCGTCTGACTTATAAATGTACCGTAGATTCCGCGATGCACGGGGTGTTGGTTCCGACGATGATGTTACAGCCTTTGCTGGAAAATGCCGTGACGCACGGTGTGTCGAAAGTTCCCGGCGCCCATACGATTGAGTTGAAATCATGGCGTGATGGGGATACGTTGTGTTTGGACATAAATAATAGCTTTGAAGCTACGGCCAATCCGGAACAAACACCGGGACTGGGCATCGGTCTTACCAATATCCGTGAACGTCTCCGGCAATTGTACGGTGAGAAGGCTAAGTGTGAACTGGCGGTGCATGCACACGGTGCGCACGTTACGATCAGGATGCCGTGGCGCACCTCCGACGGGAACCAAGGATAATATCTATGCGCGTACTCATCGTAGATGACGAGATGCCCGGGCGTCAAGCCATCAAAGATCTCCTGCGTAACGAATCGGACATGCACATTATCGGTGAAGCAGGCGACGGCCACGAAGCGGTGCGTCAGATAACCGAGCAAAATCCGGATCTCGTTTTTTTGGACATTCAAATGCCCGGTTTGGACGGATTTGGTATTGTTCGCCAGATCGGTATCGAACGCATGCCGATGACGGTATTTGTAACGGCCTACAGCATGCATGCACTCAATGCCTTTGATGTGCATGCTATGGACTATGTGCTCAAGCCTATCCATCCGGAGCGGTTTGCGGCGTGTTTGAAACGCATTCGCCAGCTGAAAATACCGAATGTACCGGCCATGGTCGGTGCGATGACGATGGTTCAACAAAAGTATCCTTCACAAATACTCATTCGCTCCACCGGAAAAATGGACGTGATAAAAACTGACGATATTCGCTGGGTGGAAGCGCAGGGTGACTATGTGCAAATCCATACCCGATCGCAAAAACAACTGATGCGAAGCACGATGAGTGGGTTTGAAACGCTTCTTGACCCTTCCGTTTTTCAACGTATCCACCGATCCGTCATTGTTCGGGTCAGCCTGATCAAAGAGCTCCAACCGATGTTTAACGGTGATTATAAAATCAAATTAGACGACGGTACGTCACTTTCGCTAAGCCGTACTTACCACGAAAAAGTATTACACTGCCTCAACGGTTGATCTCCGAACCAACCTGACCTTTCAATTTCTCATCGCAGGATCCTCACGGTTCAACCTGTTTTTCTAACGTATTATCGCGTTTGGATAGGACGGCGCGGTTTCATCGCGTAGGTTGGCCATGAATAGATATAATAGGAGACGCGTATGAAACGATGGTTGTTACTATGGATTTCAACGGTATTTGTATCGGTCACGGCTCAGCAATTTACCAAAATTACTACCGGGCCGGCCGTTAGCGACGGCGGCGCTTCGCGCAGTGTAAACTGGTTTGATTATAACAATGACGGGTACTTGGATTTATTTGTCAGTAACAGTGGCGGCGCTAAGGGAACATCGGACTTTTTGTATCGCAATCTCGGTGCTTCAGGAAACTACGGCTTCAGTAAAATTATCCGTGGTCCTGTGGTTACAGACTTCGGGCAATCCGACGGGGCGAGCTTCGGCGACTATGACAACGACGGTGATGAAGATGTTTTTGTGGTCAACTGGTACAATGAAAATAATATGTTTTATGAAAATGGAGGTGCCCCGTATTTCCGCTATTCAGCTGTTACGACCGGTGCTCCGGTGACCGATGGCGGCTTATCGGAGACATGTGTATGGGGCGACTATAATAATGACGGGTATCTGGATTTGTACGTAACCAATAGCGGCAATGCCGGTCTCGCGCAGGCTAATTTTCTGTACAAGAATAACGGCAATAAAACATTTACAAAAATTACGACAGGCTCACCGGTTACCGATGTCACATTTACTCGGGGCGCTAACTGGATTGATTATGACCGGGACGGAGATCAGGATTTATTTGTAGTTAATGAGAATGGGCAGGATAACGCACTGTATAAAAATACGTTGATCGAAAACGGCACAGAAAGCTTTTTGAAAGTGATTGGGGTACCTATTGTGTCGGATGGAGGAAGTTCCATGAGTGCCAGTTGGGGAGATTTAAACAATGATGGAAACCTTGACGTATTAGTTGTCAACGGCATCGGAGAACATGAGTTTTTGTATCTTCAGAATAACGATCATACCTTTACCAAAGTCACAACCGGTGATCTCGTAAACAGCGGCGGCTCGTCCATGGGCAGCGCACTGGGTGACTTTGATAATGATGGTGATCTCGATGTGTATATTACGAATTCTTACGCCGGGACACCATCCGTCGATTTTTTATTCAAGAACATGCTGATCGAAAACGGTTCTCTTTCTTTTCAAAAAATTACGACAGGCAGTATCGTAACGGATCAGGGTGACGGCTACGGTTGCGCATGGGGCGATTATGATAGAGACGGTGATTTGGATTTGTTTGTTGCCAAAACAGCGGGCGAAGATCAGAATAACGCGTTGTACCGCAATGATAATACGACCGGTTATCACAGCGTACAATTTCGATGTGTTGGCACGATGTCCAATCGCAGTGCAATAGGAACTATCATCCGCGTAAAAGCGGTTATCGGTGGTCAAGGCCGGTGGCAAACACGCGTCGTCGAAGGTCAGAGCGGTTATTGCGGGCAGTCACAGATAGCCCATTTTGGATTGCATAATGCGACGACAATTGATTCGGTAGAAATTACCTGGCCGCGCGGGGATGTGGATATTTATACCGGCTTGTCTTCGGATAGTATTTACGTGTTGACGGAAAATACCGGTTATGGGACGTTAGGCTTTTCTTATAATACGGAACCGATTCAATCGCAAACGCTTCGTGATACTACGGTGTTAGAAGACTTTGGGCGTATATCTTTTATTTCACTCACGGATTATTTTTACGATCCCGATTATACCGATCTCAAGTTTTCGGTATCCGCGATTACATCGGGGATTACGGTGAGCCTAACCGGCGACAGCCTGATATGTAATAGCGTAAAAGATTTTTTCGGTTCGGTCAAAATCGCCGTACGTGCTACCGACGATGTCGTAACTCTCTATGACACGCTGACCATAACAATCGAGGATGTCGCCGAACCCATACTCCGACCGGCTGTGA from the bacterium genome contains:
- a CDS encoding histidine kinase, with the translated sequence MNKPDRKFWIIVAAAWLLLGLLYSIQSYHYRVTIGRPGDLLPLLINDIGFFFLWALFSVPVIRWILHWPILRSNWQRRLPVFLMAGLVIAFSQKGLYDAFLLVAYSETTQGFPWERWYRSVIGSFELGFFIYVSMIFVVHTWIYHVNLQREQLDAAALRERLSQIRLQVLQSQLQPHFLFNTLNTISGLIDVRPADAKLTLGRLGELLRMSLESDQLTEVTLQRELDFSQVYMAIQTTRFGDRLTYKCTVDSAMHGVLVPTMMLQPLLENAVTHGVSKVPGAHTIELKSWRDGDTLCLDINNSFEATANPEQTPGLGIGLTNIRERLRQLYGEKAKCELAVHAHGAHVTIRMPWRTSDGNQG
- a CDS encoding VCBS repeat-containing protein — protein: MKRWLLLWISTVFVSVTAQQFTKITTGPAVSDGGASRSVNWFDYNNDGYLDLFVSNSGGAKGTSDFLYRNLGASGNYGFSKIIRGPVVTDFGQSDGASFGDYDNDGDEDVFVVNWYNENNMFYENGGAPYFRYSAVTTGAPVTDGGLSETCVWGDYNNDGYLDLYVTNSGNAGLAQANFLYKNNGNKTFTKITTGSPVTDVTFTRGANWIDYDRDGDQDLFVVNENGQDNALYKNTLIENGTESFLKVIGVPIVSDGGSSMSASWGDLNNDGNLDVLVVNGIGEHEFLYLQNNDHTFTKVTTGDLVNSGGSSMGSALGDFDNDGDLDVYITNSYAGTPSVDFLFKNMLIENGSLSFQKITTGSIVTDQGDGYGCAWGDYDRDGDLDLFVAKTAGEDQNNALYRNDNTTGYHSVQFRCVGTMSNRSAIGTIIRVKAVIGGQGRWQTRVVEGQSGYCGQSQIAHFGLHNATTIDSVEITWPRGDVDIYTGLSSDSIYVLTENTGYGTLGFSYNTEPIQSQTLRDTTVLEDFGRISFISLTDYFYDPDYTDLKFSVSAITSGITVSLTGDSLICNSVKDFFGSVKIAVRATDDVVTLYDTLTITIEDVAEPILRPAVTVSVFQNPVLSSYADIIVVSTLDLDTAPSLQIQIPGGSGDVSLSLQAISESARIFKTSYKLQTNGTYTLSAGIRTYQLFDTTISRSFTASLAKVGQTQIAFSPDERSHLTVPAGQSYGLDWILATIEEAADEIVYNYQAKSLPPHTRFEYVADMSQMPAGMRPVISRWDGVQWVVRPSIYNERTHIVSTEISEAGQFKILFVNYDTPSAIIPEDLQLEQNYPNPFNPSTHIRFAVPEASNVRLTVFNLLGQKVRTLIEDYRSSGSYGVVWDGRNDAGLGVASGIYVYRLEAAGRIVSRKMMLIK
- a CDS encoding response regulator transcription factor; the encoded protein is MRVLIVDDEMPGRQAIKDLLRNESDMHIIGEAGDGHEAVRQITEQNPDLVFLDIQMPGLDGFGIVRQIGIERMPMTVFVTAYSMHALNAFDVHAMDYVLKPIHPERFAACLKRIRQLKIPNVPAMVGAMTMVQQKYPSQILIRSTGKMDVIKTDDIRWVEAQGDYVQIHTRSQKQLMRSTMSGFETLLDPSVFQRIHRSVIVRVSLIKELQPMFNGDYKIKLDDGTSLSLSRTYHEKVLHCLNG